One window of the Sediminitomix flava genome contains the following:
- a CDS encoding pPIWI_RE module domain-containing protein yields the protein MTNNPKKGQPMAFHLLDDCQELKQVIWTLQFPLEWQGILDYVIHKEKDSESNKRLPIRSLNQILKSLIPNIFATNDYTETVWLYCKEPIPNDLLLMFVQIWVKASFKTHPLVLVLDRLKADDLQWEPLDVDFSNLNTSMFQNENNHRIPDYIFDTLPHIIANYLVQSTHEKSLTIYDDPLRFKKIHSDNRNVQLVSWPPLYDIGYKEGRYYYSYYISFSLYLSPYQEKPEVVMTSGIKRYLSNRFQDTYSKNKRSVIIDPKMNWPVKLSDPYSLCSISYKYDHDKSEVVPDGLFLEILQMLQEDQKSNSIPDYQTILSNVDRYINRYTIVYKDNENAHGIGKGLSPADRKNIFEPVRDRLNSIMKPTPALPVITLRKNLITKKEAYNPFFNKKADVDLHQQRVEIVKNVRSDFRLNVLMINNSSPLRHTIVDELITLFGGQWEEESKTFTSKNLSITLSFELIGEIIEGEVKSTPEVKIQKEIIRKAKEQALKRYQGFNACIIEILPPKHYSGRIDPKNGIKEGFAKAGLLSKFIIRDDANINHKSKAAILALLTQHGVTVPKLNFMLQNNDNSFPKLEEYIGVYILKRTFPCLVKVNTITREVRVKTLYGKKGWKKYNNVLIELAHYNWEKHNELVNPIQLKSEFSRWIIEEIRNIQSVSLWMCLAENLRSTWKILQDQNLPLDHIGENPTELYPIAELNTKVRLIRLRHSENCKIMPLDINDEIKRGKGGGIYIKDERILYTVAQSPSTDRSNMATTRKDNIKDNHQLQQPLEIALFALQEEDKKNVDQIPYWAEIIERLRKANLAFGEATILPLPLHLAKKMNDYIFK from the coding sequence ATGACAAATAACCCGAAAAAAGGTCAGCCAATGGCATTTCATTTATTAGATGACTGCCAAGAACTAAAGCAAGTTATATGGACACTTCAATTTCCATTAGAATGGCAGGGAATTCTAGATTATGTAATACATAAAGAAAAGGATAGTGAATCTAACAAAAGGTTACCTATCCGATCTCTCAATCAGATCTTAAAATCCCTTATTCCCAATATCTTCGCCACCAATGATTATACTGAAACCGTTTGGCTCTACTGTAAAGAGCCTATACCAAATGATTTGCTTTTAATGTTTGTGCAAATTTGGGTGAAAGCGTCTTTCAAAACACATCCGTTGGTCTTAGTTTTAGATCGCTTAAAAGCAGATGATCTCCAATGGGAACCACTAGATGTAGATTTTTCTAATTTGAACACATCTATGTTTCAGAATGAGAATAACCACAGGATTCCAGATTATATATTTGATACCCTGCCTCATATCATTGCAAATTACTTAGTACAAAGCACTCATGAGAAGTCTTTGACCATTTACGACGATCCACTTAGATTCAAAAAGATTCATTCTGACAATAGAAATGTACAATTGGTATCTTGGCCTCCACTATACGATATAGGCTACAAAGAGGGAAGATATTACTATAGCTACTATATTTCCTTTTCTCTATACCTTAGCCCTTATCAAGAAAAACCTGAAGTGGTCATGACATCGGGGATCAAGCGCTATCTATCAAATAGATTTCAGGATACATATAGTAAAAATAAACGAAGTGTCATTATTGATCCGAAAATGAATTGGCCAGTAAAATTATCTGACCCATATTCACTCTGCTCCATTTCCTATAAATATGATCACGATAAATCAGAAGTTGTACCTGATGGCTTGTTCTTGGAAATTCTTCAAATGCTTCAAGAAGACCAAAAGAGTAATAGCATCCCCGATTACCAAACCATTTTATCAAATGTAGATCGTTATATAAACCGTTATACCATTGTGTACAAAGACAATGAAAATGCACATGGAATCGGGAAAGGCTTAAGTCCTGCTGATCGTAAAAATATATTTGAACCTGTACGAGATCGACTAAATAGCATCATGAAACCCACTCCCGCTCTACCGGTCATCACATTAAGAAAAAACCTGATCACAAAAAAAGAGGCCTACAATCCTTTTTTTAACAAAAAAGCTGATGTTGATTTGCATCAACAAAGAGTTGAGATCGTTAAGAATGTAAGAAGCGATTTTCGTTTAAATGTATTGATGATTAATAATAGCAGTCCATTACGTCACACTATAGTAGATGAATTGATTACACTTTTTGGAGGACAATGGGAGGAAGAAAGCAAAACATTTACTTCAAAAAATTTATCTATCACCCTATCTTTTGAATTGATAGGGGAGATTATAGAAGGAGAAGTCAAGTCAACTCCAGAAGTTAAAATACAAAAAGAGATTATTCGAAAAGCGAAAGAACAGGCCTTAAAACGATACCAAGGTTTTAACGCATGTATTATTGAAATCTTACCTCCAAAGCATTACTCGGGAAGAATTGATCCTAAAAATGGAATAAAAGAAGGTTTTGCCAAAGCTGGTTTACTTAGCAAATTTATCATTCGTGATGATGCCAATATCAACCATAAATCTAAAGCTGCAATACTTGCCTTATTAACTCAGCATGGGGTTACCGTTCCCAAACTCAATTTCATGTTGCAAAACAACGATAATTCTTTTCCTAAGCTAGAAGAATATATTGGAGTGTATATACTTAAAAGGACATTCCCATGTTTAGTGAAGGTTAATACTATTACAAGAGAGGTTAGAGTCAAGACCTTATACGGAAAGAAAGGCTGGAAAAAATATAATAACGTTCTTATTGAATTAGCTCATTACAATTGGGAAAAACACAATGAACTTGTTAACCCAATACAACTAAAATCTGAATTTTCGAGATGGATAATAGAAGAAATCAGAAACATTCAGTCAGTATCATTATGGATGTGTCTTGCTGAAAACTTAAGATCTACTTGGAAAATACTTCAAGACCAAAACTTACCATTAGATCATATCGGAGAAAACCCGACAGAGTTGTACCCGATTGCTGAACTCAATACTAAAGTCCGATTGATTAGACTTAGACATTCGGAAAATTGTAAGATTATGCCTCTAGACATTAACGATGAAATTAAGCGAGGAAAAGGTGGAGGAATATATATAAAAGATGAAAGAATATTATATACTGTGGCACAAAGTCCTTCAACGGATCGCAGCAATATGGCGACTACTCGAAAAGATAATATTAAAGATAATCACCAACTCCAGCAACCTTTAGAGATTGCTTTATTTGCATTACAAGAAGAGGATAAAAAAAATGTTGATCAAATCCCCTATTGGGCCGAAATTATAGAGCGACTTCGTAAAGCAAATCTAGCATTTGGAGAAGCGACTATTTTACCTCTACCCTTACACCTCGCAAAAAAAATGAACGATTATATCTTTAAGTAA